The proteins below come from a single Zhouia spongiae genomic window:
- a CDS encoding alpha-L-fucosidase has product MVRKLAIIILGLFMMPVSAQDKHTESSKMQWFKDAKLGIFIHWGLYAVNGIDESWSFFNGYISHPDYLKQTKGFTAKKYDPEQWVRLIKNSGARYSVITSKHHDGFALWDTEFGSFNAVKGSAAKKDVLTPFVNELRKNDLKVGIYYSLPDWSYRDYTHFTRDSLRYNIKEEPKRWERFLNYYQGQLKELSDTYNPDLYWFDGDWEHNSEEWQAPKVRKMLLDRNPNTILNSRLREEGDYATPEQGMPITRPESKYWELCITMNNSWGFQKNDHDYKTTDQIIGIFSDVIGNGGNMLLDIGPKADGTIPQEQVKILEGLGRWTNKHKEAIYGTVAGIPKEHFYGATTLSKDRKILYLFVKGNPGGEVVLRGLKNNINRIWVVGNGTKLSHQVVGKVYWSHYPGIKYIKVPDDVLDENMTVIAVLLDGEVDLYREDGAVIESN; this is encoded by the coding sequence ATGGTTAGAAAATTAGCAATAATAATACTGGGGCTTTTTATGATGCCCGTAAGTGCGCAGGACAAGCATACAGAGTCCTCAAAAATGCAGTGGTTTAAGGACGCCAAACTGGGAATCTTTATTCATTGGGGGTTATATGCCGTAAATGGAATCGATGAATCATGGTCTTTTTTCAATGGGTATATTTCCCATCCTGATTATCTGAAACAGACAAAAGGCTTTACCGCAAAAAAATACGATCCTGAACAATGGGTTAGGCTTATAAAGAATAGTGGCGCCAGGTATTCAGTAATAACATCTAAGCATCATGATGGATTCGCCTTATGGGATACTGAATTTGGCAGCTTTAACGCGGTTAAGGGCTCAGCAGCCAAAAAAGACGTTTTAACGCCTTTTGTAAACGAATTGAGAAAGAATGATTTAAAAGTAGGAATTTATTATTCACTCCCTGACTGGTCGTATCGTGACTATACTCATTTTACAAGAGATTCGCTGCGGTATAATATTAAAGAAGAGCCGAAGCGCTGGGAACGGTTTTTAAACTATTACCAGGGACAATTAAAAGAGTTGTCAGATACGTACAATCCTGACTTATATTGGTTTGATGGTGACTGGGAGCATAATTCCGAGGAATGGCAGGCACCCAAAGTAAGAAAAATGCTTTTAGACAGAAATCCGAATACGATCTTAAATTCAAGATTAAGGGAAGAAGGGGATTATGCCACACCGGAGCAGGGCATGCCTATCACCAGACCTGAAAGCAAATACTGGGAATTATGTATCACAATGAACAACTCATGGGGGTTTCAGAAGAATGATCATGACTATAAGACGACAGACCAGATTATCGGAATATTTTCGGACGTAATTGGAAACGGGGGTAATATGCTGTTGGATATCGGGCCGAAAGCCGATGGAACAATTCCACAAGAACAAGTAAAAATATTAGAAGGTCTGGGAAGATGGACAAATAAGCATAAGGAAGCTATTTATGGTACTGTAGCAGGCATTCCGAAAGAACATTTTTACGGTGCGACGACCTTGTCAAAAGACCGAAAGATATTATATCTTTTCGTAAAAGGAAATCCGGGAGGTGAAGTGGTATTAAGAGGTTTGAAAAATAACATAAACCGTATATGGGTAGTTGGGAATGGAACAAAACTTTCGCACCAGGTGGTCGGAAAGGTATATTGGAGTCATTATCCGGGAATTAAATACATCAAGGTTCCTGATGATGTGTTAGATGAGAACATGACCGTTATAGCTGTCCTTTTAGATGGAGAAGTAGATCTGTATAGGGAAGATGGTGCCGTAATTGAAAGTAATTAA
- a CDS encoding alkaline phosphatase, whose amino-acid sequence MLGKKGFLLVLLLVIVSCKSTKSTEGANRKPLAKHVILIGSDGFGAYAFKKAKLPNLRKMMNGGVYSLQARSVLPSSSAVNWASMIMGSGPELHGYTEWGSKTPELPSRIIGEGGIYPSVFSLIDKQLPKAKKGVSYTWSGIGYLFEKNMVDLDFNGSEDPQTVDKALEFIIKDKPAFTFIHLTHPDNEGHEIGHDTPRYYKATEKVDELVGTIVETLKKNDMLDETVLIFSSDHGGIGKGHGGKTLEEVEIPWIVYGKNIQPKGKLTSTIMTYDTGATIAYLLGLEIPEFWRGKPITEIVK is encoded by the coding sequence ATGTTAGGAAAAAAAGGATTTTTATTGGTTTTGTTGCTCGTAATTGTTTCGTGCAAATCTACGAAATCGACGGAAGGTGCGAATCGCAAACCATTGGCAAAACATGTGATACTGATAGGTTCTGACGGATTTGGAGCATATGCTTTTAAAAAAGCTAAATTGCCCAACCTCCGAAAAATGATGAACGGTGGTGTATATTCATTACAGGCAAGGTCGGTATTGCCATCTTCAAGTGCCGTTAATTGGGCTTCTATGATTATGGGATCAGGACCCGAATTACACGGTTATACCGAATGGGGCAGTAAAACTCCTGAATTGCCATCGAGAATTATAGGAGAAGGAGGAATTTATCCATCTGTTTTCAGTTTAATAGATAAACAATTGCCAAAGGCTAAAAAAGGGGTTTCCTATACCTGGTCTGGTATAGGGTACCTGTTTGAAAAAAACATGGTGGATCTCGATTTTAACGGGAGTGAGGATCCTCAAACAGTTGACAAGGCATTAGAATTTATCATAAAAGACAAACCGGCTTTTACTTTTATACACCTTACCCATCCTGATAACGAAGGTCATGAAATCGGGCATGATACTCCCCGGTATTATAAAGCTACGGAGAAAGTAGATGAACTGGTAGGTACCATTGTTGAAACATTGAAAAAAAACGATATGTTAGATGAAACGGTACTGATATTCAGCTCAGACCATGGAGGAATAGGAAAAGGACATGGAGGTAAAACGTTAGAAGAAGTGGAAATTCCTTGGATTGTATATGGTAAAAATATTCAGCCCAAAGGAAAACTGACTTCTACAATAATGACGTACGACACCGGTGCTACCATAGCTTATCTGTTAGGGTTGGAAATTCCTGAGTTCTGGAGGGGGAAACCGATAACTGAAATTGTAAAGTAG
- a CDS encoding sulfatase: MKIKGLFVCTLLMSVLGSCTTVAEKKKEENRPNIVMFLVDDMGWQDTSVPFWDRKTPFNDRYHTPNMERLAIAGMKFTQAYATPVCSPTRVSFLTGMNAARHKVTNWTLRKNASNDAKDDLLEFPQWNVNGLSPEEGTERTVYATPLPQVLQDNGYFTVHAGKAHFGAIGTPGENPLNLGFNVNIAGHAAGAPESYLGTENFGNGKEGKAIWAVPGLEKYHGQDIFLTEALTREALSSLDTVPENKPFFLYMSHYAVHTPLYGDKRFMQKYIDMGLDEREAKYASMIEGMDKSLGDIMDYLEKTGKTDNTIILFMSDNGGLSAHARGGEPNTHNKPLASGKGSMYEGGIREPMLVSWPGKVRAGSVTDEKVIIEDFYPTIIEMAGIKNPEVIQKIDGISFTSVLEEKEGLNKERAFYWHYPNKWGGRGPGIGTASAVRKGDWKLIYFYKDQSFELYHISEDIGELNNLAEKNPEKAKELATLLSDYLREVGAQLPINKETQETMAYPDQGI, encoded by the coding sequence ATGAAAATTAAAGGTTTATTTGTTTGTACACTTTTGATGAGTGTACTGGGCTCTTGCACAACAGTAGCAGAAAAAAAGAAGGAAGAAAACAGGCCAAATATTGTAATGTTCTTAGTTGATGATATGGGATGGCAAGATACTTCTGTACCATTTTGGGATCGTAAGACGCCGTTCAACGACAGGTACCATACCCCCAATATGGAACGATTGGCTATAGCAGGGATGAAGTTTACACAGGCATATGCTACGCCTGTATGTTCTCCGACAAGGGTGAGTTTCTTAACAGGAATGAATGCAGCCAGGCACAAGGTTACAAACTGGACATTAAGAAAGAACGCTTCGAATGATGCGAAAGACGATCTATTGGAATTTCCGCAATGGAATGTAAATGGCTTGTCTCCAGAAGAAGGGACAGAGCGTACTGTATATGCAACACCTTTACCGCAGGTATTACAAGATAACGGATATTTCACTGTTCATGCCGGTAAAGCACATTTTGGAGCTATAGGAACCCCGGGAGAGAATCCTTTAAACCTCGGATTCAATGTGAATATTGCCGGTCATGCAGCAGGAGCTCCTGAAAGTTACCTTGGCACTGAAAATTTTGGTAATGGAAAAGAAGGGAAAGCGATCTGGGCAGTACCGGGATTGGAAAAGTATCACGGACAAGACATATTTTTAACAGAAGCGCTTACCAGAGAGGCCTTATCTTCATTAGATACCGTTCCTGAGAACAAGCCGTTCTTTTTGTATATGTCTCACTATGCCGTACACACTCCATTGTATGGAGATAAACGGTTCATGCAGAAATATATCGATATGGGGCTTGATGAAAGAGAGGCTAAATATGCAAGCATGATTGAAGGAATGGATAAGAGCCTGGGAGATATTATGGATTACCTGGAAAAAACAGGGAAAACAGACAACACCATTATTTTATTTATGTCTGATAATGGAGGATTAAGTGCCCATGCCAGGGGAGGGGAACCGAATACGCACAACAAGCCTTTAGCGAGTGGTAAAGGCTCTATGTATGAAGGCGGTATCAGAGAACCGATGCTGGTAAGCTGGCCGGGCAAGGTAAGAGCCGGATCAGTAACAGATGAGAAAGTGATTATAGAAGACTTTTACCCTACCATTATAGAAATGGCAGGAATAAAAAACCCTGAAGTGATACAGAAAATAGACGGTATAAGTTTCACATCTGTATTAGAAGAAAAAGAAGGGCTAAATAAAGAGCGGGCTTTCTATTGGCACTATCCCAATAAATGGGGAGGGCGCGGGCCAGGAATTGGTACTGCAAGCGCAGTTAGGAAAGGCGATTGGAAATTGATTTATTTTTACAAAGATCAATCCTTTGAATTGTATCATATTTCAGAAGATATCGGAGAGCTAAATAACCTGGCAGAAAAAAATCCGGAAAAAGCCAAAGAATTAGCTACATTGCTTTCTGATTATCTGAGAGAAGTAGGGGCACAGTTACCGATTAATAAGGAAACTCAGGAAACAATGGCTTATCCCGATCAAGGTATTTAA
- a CDS encoding glycoside hydrolase family protein, with translation MITSGYKWYGTANVFLTLLCSFLSYAQNSTDNLNFGADLEPITEENFFKTADYYNWGVSIIKGNDGLYHNFYSRWPKKYGFLSWLTHSEIAHATSTDPWGPWTYKETVLKSGGSSHWDAVTAHNPKIKFFDGKYYLYYISTNYGEGAISEKELIETAKTGYRHPNWSILRNNQRTGVAEAATIDGPWQRKSSALIEPSGPVTTLTVNPAIAEGADGLYYLIIKGDKPNEKRFIRNQAVAISKKPTGPFEIQDKPVIDYLDTEDVSIWFDKIRNRFYGIFHTPEGFIGLITSEDGKNWNKAKHYRLMPKEIQMKNGSVFKADRLERPFVYTDSNGQPVVLCLAAKKGADAYSVFIPVRND, from the coding sequence ATGATAACAAGTGGTTATAAATGGTATGGAACAGCCAATGTGTTTTTAACACTATTGTGTTCTTTTTTATCATATGCTCAAAATTCAACCGATAATTTGAATTTCGGAGCTGACCTGGAACCTATTACTGAAGAAAATTTCTTTAAAACGGCAGATTATTATAATTGGGGTGTTTCAATAATTAAAGGGAATGACGGATTGTACCATAATTTTTATTCCCGTTGGCCTAAGAAATATGGTTTTTTAAGTTGGTTGACACACTCGGAAATTGCCCATGCCACTTCAACTGATCCCTGGGGTCCGTGGACATATAAAGAAACGGTTTTAAAATCGGGCGGTTCATCACATTGGGATGCAGTAACTGCTCACAATCCAAAAATAAAGTTCTTTGATGGAAAATATTATTTGTATTATATTTCAACCAACTATGGGGAAGGAGCCATTTCTGAAAAAGAACTCATAGAAACGGCAAAAACAGGATATCGGCATCCGAATTGGTCAATCCTTAGAAACAATCAAAGGACAGGTGTAGCTGAAGCAGCAACTATAGATGGACCATGGCAAAGGAAGTCTTCGGCACTGATAGAACCTTCAGGTCCTGTTACAACCCTGACGGTAAATCCTGCCATAGCGGAAGGAGCTGATGGTTTGTATTACCTGATTATCAAGGGAGACAAACCTAATGAAAAGCGATTCATCAGAAATCAGGCAGTAGCCATAAGCAAGAAGCCGACAGGACCATTTGAAATTCAGGATAAACCGGTAATAGACTATCTTGATACGGAAGATGTTTCGATATGGTTTGATAAAATAAGAAATAGGTTTTACGGCATTTTCCACACTCCGGAAGGATTTATTGGTTTGATTACATCTGAAGACGGTAAGAACTGGAATAAGGCGAAACATTACCGTTTGATGCCGAAAGAGATACAGATGAAAAACGGGAGTGTTTTTAAAGCAGACAGGCTGGAACGGCCTTTTGTATATACGGATAGCAACGGACAGCCCGTTGTATTGTGTTTGGCAGCAAAGAAAGGCGCTGATGCTTATTCAGTATTCATCCCTGTCAGAAATGATTAA
- a CDS encoding SDR family oxidoreductase: MNLELKDKIIVVTGGSKGIGNGIVNVLASEGAIPVIVGRKKEDAIKAVEQVENDGGKADYVLAELTDPEQCKKAIQQITEKHGRIEGLVNNAGVNDGVGLENGNYEDFVRSINRNLTHYYLMAHYALPELKKHKGAIVNIGSKTAETGQGGTSGYASANGGRNAATREWAVELLPYGIRVNAVIVAECYTPLYDRWIKTFDNPEEKLKSITSKIPLEKRMTTAEEIANMVTFLLSPKSSHTTGQLIYVDGGYTHLDRSLT; this comes from the coding sequence ATGAATTTAGAATTAAAAGATAAAATCATAGTGGTTACCGGAGGTTCCAAGGGTATAGGAAACGGGATCGTAAATGTACTGGCTTCAGAAGGCGCCATCCCTGTAATTGTAGGACGTAAAAAAGAGGATGCTATAAAAGCTGTCGAGCAAGTTGAGAACGATGGAGGGAAAGCAGATTATGTACTGGCCGAACTAACCGACCCGGAACAATGTAAAAAGGCTATTCAGCAAATAACAGAAAAGCACGGACGGATAGAAGGACTGGTAAATAATGCAGGGGTAAACGATGGCGTCGGACTTGAAAACGGGAATTATGAAGATTTTGTACGTTCCATTAACCGAAACCTGACCCACTATTATCTAATGGCTCATTATGCACTCCCCGAATTAAAAAAACACAAGGGAGCCATTGTGAACATCGGTTCTAAAACCGCTGAAACAGGCCAGGGAGGAACATCGGGCTATGCATCGGCCAATGGAGGACGAAATGCAGCCACCAGGGAGTGGGCCGTAGAATTACTACCTTATGGTATTCGCGTAAATGCGGTTATTGTTGCCGAATGTTACACACCCTTATACGACAGATGGATCAAAACTTTTGATAATCCGGAAGAAAAACTGAAATCAATAACAAGTAAGATACCTTTGGAAAAAAGAATGACCACAGCAGAGGAAATTGCCAATATGGTAACCTTTTTGTTATCACCGAAATCAAGTCACACCACCGGTCAGTTAATTTATGTAGATGGTGGATACACACATTTAGACAGATCTTTAACCTAA
- the fucP gene encoding L-fucose:H+ symporter permease: MEIKQATQTQTNRETGKIPVVSKKVLVPFILITSLFALWGFANAVTDPMVQAFKKILELSNSQAAWVQMAFYGGYFCMALPAAMFMRKYSYKVGVLIGLALYATGALLFYPAAQTESFVFFCVGLYILTFGLAFLETAANPYALAMGAKETATQRLNLAQAFNPVGLIAGLFVAQQFVLKKLQSDDEGFSALDEASKALKRTTDLLVIRDAYVILGLVIIGVFVLFLVSKMPQAKDENGMPSIWNTFAALFGNKKYVLGVLSQILYVGAQIMCWTYIYQYAEAIGMDSVTAGYYQMGAFIIFTVGRAVGTYLLRFISSGQLLMYFALFALACVFGTIWIHGVIGLYCLVGVSFFMSLMFPTIYGIALGDLTEEQSKVGSAGLVMAIVGGALMPKLQGIIIDAGGTGVADTTIAGVSEVNFSFILPAICFVFIAYYGRLVHLKYND; this comes from the coding sequence ATGGAAATTAAACAAGCTACTCAAACACAAACTAACCGGGAGACAGGGAAAATACCTGTAGTTTCAAAAAAGGTACTCGTGCCTTTTATACTGATCACATCATTATTTGCTTTATGGGGTTTCGCCAATGCGGTAACAGATCCTATGGTACAGGCTTTCAAAAAAATATTGGAACTGTCTAATTCACAAGCTGCATGGGTTCAAATGGCATTTTATGGAGGATATTTTTGTATGGCATTGCCTGCGGCTATGTTTATGCGTAAATATTCATATAAGGTTGGGGTTTTAATAGGGTTGGCTCTCTACGCTACAGGAGCTCTTCTGTTCTATCCTGCGGCACAAACCGAAAGTTTTGTGTTTTTCTGTGTGGGATTGTATATACTGACCTTCGGACTGGCTTTTTTGGAAACGGCAGCCAATCCGTATGCACTGGCTATGGGGGCAAAAGAAACTGCTACACAGCGCTTAAACCTGGCACAGGCATTCAATCCCGTTGGCTTGATTGCAGGGTTGTTTGTGGCTCAGCAATTTGTATTAAAGAAACTACAATCGGATGACGAAGGCTTCAGTGCCCTGGACGAAGCTTCAAAAGCTTTAAAAAGAACTACAGATCTATTAGTGATCCGCGATGCCTATGTTATTCTGGGATTGGTTATCATAGGAGTCTTTGTTTTATTCCTGGTGAGTAAGATGCCTCAGGCGAAAGATGAAAACGGAATGCCAAGTATATGGAATACGTTTGCTGCCCTTTTTGGAAATAAAAAATATGTATTGGGAGTGTTGTCCCAGATATTGTATGTCGGGGCGCAAATTATGTGCTGGACCTATATTTATCAGTATGCAGAGGCCATTGGAATGGATAGTGTTACAGCAGGTTATTACCAGATGGGAGCCTTTATTATATTTACCGTCGGACGTGCTGTCGGTACGTATTTACTCAGATTTATAAGTTCAGGACAGCTTTTAATGTACTTCGCCTTGTTTGCTTTGGCCTGCGTATTTGGTACTATTTGGATTCACGGGGTGATAGGTCTGTACTGCTTGGTTGGGGTTTCATTCTTTATGTCACTAATGTTCCCGACCATTTATGGTATTGCTCTGGGCGATCTTACTGAAGAACAATCCAAAGTAGGTTCTGCCGGATTGGTTATGGCCATTGTGGGAGGAGCTTTAATGCCGAAATTACAAGGTATTATTATAGATGCAGGAGGAACAGGAGTGGCAGATACTACCATAGCCGGAGTGTCCGAAGTGAATTTCTCATTTATCTTACCTGCCATCTGTTTTGTGTTTATAGCTTATTATGGACGATTGGTACATTTAAAATATAATGACTAA
- a CDS encoding L-rhamnose mutarotase, producing the protein MKRYCLALDLIDDPELIAAYRKYHENVWPEIIASIKTSGIAEMEIYNTGNRLFMIMDVDKTFSFEQKAAKDSSNKRVQEWENLMWKYQKAIPVAKPGEKWVLMDKIFKLTSQ; encoded by the coding sequence CTGAAACGATACTGTCTCGCACTTGATCTTATAGACGATCCGGAGCTCATTGCGGCTTATAGGAAATATCATGAAAATGTATGGCCTGAAATCATAGCAAGTATTAAAACTTCGGGTATTGCCGAAATGGAAATATACAATACCGGTAATCGGCTTTTTATGATCATGGATGTTGATAAGACATTTTCATTTGAACAAAAGGCTGCGAAGGATTCAAGCAACAAAAGAGTACAGGAATGGGAAAACCTTATGTGGAAATACCAAAAAGCAATACCTGTAGCAAAGCCCGGAGAGAAGTGGGTTTTGATGGATAAGATCTTTAAATTAACCAGTCAATAA
- a CDS encoding beta-N-acetylhexosaminidase, producing MKKLAVLLITMIVASCTNKYKEAKNTASDYQIIPKPVTVSSKDGKFLVDSGTIVTGDETLRNEGEYLAQLLTQAGGNQVSFVPEKTGGSIVYLNLDDSIENEEGYKINVTYKEVSVSAKSPKGIFYGIQTLRQLLPANAEKQAVAGLTIPAVEIVDNPVYGYRGMHLDVARHFFPTDFIKKYIDILAMHKMNTFHWHLTEDQGWRIEIKKYPKLTEVGGYRNGTIVGHYPGTENDNKKYGGFYTQEEVKEIVKYAADRHITVIPEIELPGHSSAAIAAYPELSCFPEEPTEVPNGMMSEKSKELQANGTPKVVQESWGVYNDVYCAGKERTFEFLQDVLDEVIPLFPAKYVHIGGDECPKANWERCPNCQKRIKEEGLENEHELQSYFIQRIEKYLNSKGKSIIGWDEILEGGLAPNATVMSWRGEKGGIESAKQHHDVIMTPNHSCYFDHYQSKDKENEPLAIGGLTTVQDVYNYNPHPKELTAEESKYILGAQANVWTEYIGTTDYVEYMILPRMTALAEVVWSSNENKDWKDFHSRLVNMKSRYDALGLNYAKHVFEDNENKDETASTEE from the coding sequence ATGAAGAAGTTAGCAGTTTTATTAATAACCATGATAGTGGCTTCTTGTACCAATAAGTACAAAGAAGCCAAAAATACGGCATCTGATTATCAGATCATACCAAAACCGGTAACGGTAAGTTCTAAGGATGGTAAATTTTTAGTTGATTCCGGAACTATTGTAACGGGAGATGAAACATTAAGAAACGAAGGAGAATATCTGGCACAATTGCTTACCCAGGCCGGTGGAAACCAGGTTTCTTTTGTTCCGGAAAAAACAGGGGGAAGTATTGTATATCTTAATCTGGATGATAGTATTGAAAACGAAGAAGGATACAAGATAAATGTAACTTATAAGGAAGTTAGCGTTAGTGCAAAATCTCCGAAAGGTATTTTTTACGGAATCCAGACACTAAGACAGCTATTACCTGCGAATGCTGAAAAGCAAGCGGTTGCCGGATTGACTATTCCGGCCGTGGAGATCGTGGATAATCCGGTATATGGGTACAGGGGAATGCACTTGGATGTTGCCCGTCATTTTTTCCCGACAGACTTTATAAAGAAGTATATCGATATCCTTGCAATGCATAAAATGAATACGTTTCACTGGCACCTAACCGAAGACCAGGGATGGAGGATAGAAATTAAAAAATACCCGAAATTAACAGAGGTGGGTGGCTATAGGAATGGAACCATAGTAGGCCATTACCCGGGAACTGAAAATGACAATAAAAAATACGGAGGTTTTTATACTCAGGAAGAAGTAAAGGAGATCGTAAAATATGCAGCAGACAGGCATATAACCGTAATCCCGGAAATTGAGTTGCCGGGCCATAGTTCAGCTGCCATTGCTGCTTATCCGGAATTGAGTTGTTTTCCGGAAGAACCGACAGAGGTACCCAATGGTATGATGTCTGAAAAAAGTAAAGAATTGCAGGCGAACGGCACTCCCAAAGTCGTTCAGGAATCCTGGGGAGTGTATAACGATGTGTATTGTGCCGGAAAAGAAAGAACTTTTGAATTTCTCCAGGACGTACTGGATGAGGTAATTCCTTTATTTCCTGCCAAATATGTGCATATTGGTGGCGATGAATGCCCGAAAGCCAATTGGGAACGTTGTCCGAACTGCCAGAAAAGGATTAAAGAAGAAGGCCTTGAAAACGAACATGAACTACAATCGTATTTTATTCAACGCATTGAGAAATACCTAAATTCAAAAGGAAAGAGTATTATCGGATGGGATGAGATTTTGGAAGGCGGATTGGCTCCGAATGCAACGGTAATGTCGTGGAGAGGAGAAAAAGGAGGAATAGAATCGGCCAAGCAACACCACGATGTTATTATGACACCAAATCATTCTTGTTATTTCGATCATTATCAATCAAAAGACAAAGAGAATGAGCCTTTGGCAATAGGAGGATTGACAACCGTACAGGATGTATACAATTATAACCCTCACCCGAAAGAACTGACAGCCGAAGAATCAAAGTATATTTTGGGAGCACAGGCAAATGTGTGGACTGAGTATATCGGAACTACCGATTACGTTGAGTATATGATATTACCACGGATGACCGCGTTGGCTGAGGTCGTTTGGAGTAGTAATGAAAATAAAGATTGGAAAGATTTTCATTCAAGATTAGTAAACATGAAAAGCCGGTACGATGCACTTGGGTTAAATTATGCAAAGCATGTTTTTGAAGATAATGAAAATAAAGATGAGACTGCCTCTACAGAAGAATAA
- a CDS encoding alpha-hydroxy acid oxidase — translation MGINKEIKIDTRYPSIDDLRNRAKQKIPKFAFEYLDGGCNEDVNLHKNTSEIRDVELSPYYLNKHTNSNMKTELFGHVYDAPFGIAPVGLQGLMWPNAPEILAKSAFEHNIPFILSTVTTSSIERIGEITEGNAWFQLYHPAENRLRDDIFKRLEAAEYPVLVILCDVPTFGFRPRDIRNGLAMPPKMSVKNILQILKRPHWAYETLKHGQPNFETLRPYMPKGLDLKQLGKFMDQTFSGRLNEEKIKPIRDMWKGKLVIKGIANEEDAEKAIKLGLDGIIVSNHGGRQLDAGESTIKPLTRIAARYKDQIKVMMDSGLRSGPDIARTLASGAEFTFLGRSFMYGVSALGQRGGDHTISLLKTELQQVMEQVCCESVTDFPNHLIK, via the coding sequence ATGGGAATTAATAAAGAGATTAAAATAGATACCAGGTATCCGTCTATAGACGATTTAAGAAATCGGGCAAAACAAAAGATTCCAAAATTTGCTTTTGAATACTTAGACGGCGGATGTAATGAAGATGTAAATCTGCATAAAAACACATCAGAGATAAGAGATGTTGAACTATCGCCCTATTATTTGAACAAGCATACGAATTCAAATATGAAAACCGAGTTGTTCGGCCATGTTTATGATGCCCCGTTCGGAATAGCACCTGTGGGCTTACAAGGATTGATGTGGCCGAATGCACCCGAGATTCTGGCAAAATCTGCTTTCGAACATAATATTCCTTTCATCTTAAGTACCGTAACAACGAGTAGCATTGAACGAATAGGAGAAATCACCGAAGGAAATGCCTGGTTTCAATTATACCATCCGGCTGAAAACAGATTGAGAGACGATATTTTCAAGCGGCTGGAAGCAGCAGAATACCCGGTCTTGGTGATCCTCTGCGATGTGCCTACCTTTGGTTTCAGGCCCAGGGATATAAGGAATGGTTTGGCAATGCCCCCGAAAATGTCCGTTAAAAATATTCTTCAAATACTAAAGCGCCCCCATTGGGCATACGAAACCCTCAAACACGGACAACCTAACTTTGAAACGTTAAGACCCTATATGCCAAAAGGATTAGACTTAAAGCAGTTGGGAAAGTTTATGGATCAAACCTTTTCAGGAAGGCTGAATGAGGAAAAAATAAAACCGATCCGCGATATGTGGAAAGGAAAACTGGTTATAAAAGGTATCGCTAATGAGGAAGATGCCGAAAAGGCTATAAAGCTGGGATTAGACGGAATTATAGTGTCAAATCACGGGGGAAGACAATTAGATGCGGGCGAATCTACCATAAAGCCGTTAACGCGTATTGCTGCCAGGTATAAAGACCAGATTAAGGTGATGATGGATAGCGGATTACGTTCAGGTCCCGACATTGCACGAACTTTAGCCAGCGGAGCTGAGTTTACTTTCCTTGGGCGGTCATTTATGTATGGAGTCTCGGCCCTGGGTCAAAGAGGAGGGGATCACACTATTTCCCTTTTAAAAACAGAATTACAACAGGTGATGGAACAGGTTTGCTGTGAAAGCGTAACAGATTTCCCTAATCACCTTATTAAATAA